The following are from one region of the Bacillus sp. (in: firmicutes) genome:
- a CDS encoding helix-turn-helix transcriptional regulator has protein sequence MSEDLGAQVRSELFKRKMKQKDLADLVGISNAYLSDIINGRKDGPKAQEHIKHIRKILCI, from the coding sequence ATGTCAGAGGATTTAGGGGCACAAGTTAGATCGGAGTTATTCAAACGCAAGATGAAGCAAAAAGACCTTGCTGATTTAGTCGGGATTTCAAACGCTTATTTATCCGACATTATCAACGGTCGTAAAGATGGTCCAAAGGCTCAAGAACATATTAAGCATATTCGTAAAATTTTATGTATTTAG
- the ezrA gene encoding septation ring formation regulator EzrA — MEYLLLFIIILLGIIIYGFIKRKKIYTEVDQLEAWKISIMNRPVTDEIAKVKQLNMTGQTEEKFEVWRVTWDEIITNELPAIDDQLFEAEEAADRYRFKKASGITRGIREILEHVDQKIAAILAELQELIGSEEKNKVEIEELKGMLKNQRKILLASRHAFGNAINQLEKDVEEVLGKFTEFEAATEGGNYLEAREIVLIIRADLEKLSFKIEETPQLLTYCNGQLPTQIQELKKGQEEMLQLGFVVEHIEINKELDKIEGEIQSYLRKIEQTDIDAAKDGIADVQDRIEHIYDCLEKEALAKGIVQKEMPTIEPHIWELEKQATETKEESESVQQIYHLKEKDLEDQRKIEKKVAQITAKYEGLVKRLEENNEPATKLRDDLEEIKENIQNVNEMYNNFMEMMHTLRKDEREAKEKITQMKKMLVEARALIRKNHLPGLPASLMRTFDTAESNVKAVAFKLEESPLDMYAVNNLLEEAENAVNKAHEQTEDIVEKAVLVERLIQYGNRYRRKNAILSAKLLEAEQVFRMYDYDLALEQAATALEEVEPGAFKKIEKLLNTSTL; from the coding sequence ATGGAGTATTTGTTACTTTTTATTATAATTTTATTAGGAATTATCATATATGGGTTTATAAAAAGAAAAAAAATTTATACAGAAGTTGATCAACTAGAAGCTTGGAAAATAAGCATTATGAATAGGCCAGTTACAGACGAAATTGCGAAGGTTAAGCAGTTAAACATGACTGGACAAACAGAAGAGAAATTTGAGGTATGGCGTGTAACTTGGGATGAAATCATTACAAATGAACTCCCAGCTATCGACGACCAATTATTTGAAGCAGAAGAAGCTGCTGACCGATATCGCTTTAAAAAAGCAAGCGGAATAACCCGAGGGATTCGAGAGATTTTAGAACACGTAGATCAGAAAATAGCAGCTATTTTAGCGGAACTGCAAGAGCTAATCGGCAGTGAAGAAAAAAATAAAGTGGAAATTGAAGAACTGAAAGGCATGTTGAAAAATCAACGTAAAATTTTGTTAGCATCAAGGCATGCGTTCGGAAATGCTATTAATCAATTAGAAAAAGATGTCGAAGAAGTACTCGGAAAATTTACAGAATTCGAGGCAGCGACCGAAGGCGGCAATTATTTGGAGGCTCGTGAGATTGTCCTGATTATTCGTGCTGATCTTGAAAAACTCAGCTTTAAGATAGAGGAAACTCCGCAATTACTTACATATTGCAATGGGCAGCTTCCTACACAAATCCAAGAACTAAAAAAAGGTCAAGAAGAAATGCTTCAATTAGGATTTGTTGTTGAGCATATTGAAATTAATAAAGAATTGGACAAAATTGAGGGAGAAATTCAATCCTATTTAAGAAAAATAGAGCAAACTGATATTGATGCTGCCAAGGATGGAATAGCTGATGTACAGGACCGAATTGAGCACATCTATGATTGTTTAGAAAAGGAAGCACTCGCAAAAGGGATTGTGCAAAAAGAAATGCCTACAATCGAACCACATATATGGGAGCTCGAAAAGCAAGCGACAGAAACTAAGGAAGAATCAGAAAGTGTCCAACAAATTTATCACTTAAAAGAAAAGGATTTAGAAGACCAACGTAAAATTGAGAAAAAGGTAGCGCAAATCACTGCCAAATATGAGGGATTAGTAAAAAGGCTAGAGGAAAACAACGAGCCTGCTACAAAGTTGCGCGATGATTTAGAAGAGATAAAAGAAAACATCCAAAATGTGAATGAGATGTACAATAATTTTATGGAAATGATGCATACACTTCGTAAGGATGAGCGTGAAGCAAAAGAGAAAATTACGCAAATGAAGAAAATGCTTGTTGAGGCAAGGGCGTTAATTAGAAAAAATCATTTACCAGGTCTTCCTGCTAGTCTTATGCGCACATTTGATACAGCTGAATCAAATGTAAAGGCTGTTGCATTTAAGCTGGAGGAATCACCACTTGATATGTATGCGGTAAATAATTTATTAGAAGAAGCCGAAAATGCTGTAAACAAAGCACATGAACAAACAGAGGATATTGTTGAAAAAGCAGTTTTAGTTGAACGTCTAATTCAATATGGCAATCGTTATCGAAGAAAAAATGCCATTTTATCGGCAAAATTATTGGAAGCAGAACAAGTTTTTCGTATGTATGATTACGATTTAGCGCTAGAACAAGCGGCAACTGCACTCGAGGAAGTGGAACCGGGAGCTTTCAAAAAAATAGAAAAATTACTAAATACTAGTACATTATAA
- a CDS encoding site-specific integrase, producing MASYEELKHNKKGLPGIKITVEHGYDEETGERIRFFKTVRMKNLSDRAIKKAITDFEIEVANKEKTEKLENITFAQFVERWMDNYVKIDLSVRTRNDYKYHLDGGILDELKDRKLASIKTFHLVECINKWKENSSHMALQKYVVLKSIFATAVEWKVLKENPMKGAKRPRTEKRHKELEFYDECQLGRLFEVLEHVNRKHKMQIKLTVLTGLRMGELGGIRTECIDFEKNIILINKSLQFDKETKKLVLGPTKNKKARIVDVPDKFMKELKSFVEEQDMMRDDMGSAWNPMKDDNGEPINFLFIRDDGYPQHPKSAAVAWDRIMEKYKLPKISFHSLRHSYASYALSKGVNFKIIQEQLGHSDIKLTIGTYSHLTERDKANASNLFNDLL from the coding sequence GTGGCTAGTTACGAAGAGCTTAAACACAATAAAAAAGGCTTACCAGGTATAAAGATAACCGTTGAACATGGATATGATGAAGAAACAGGCGAACGTATTCGATTTTTCAAAACGGTACGGATGAAAAATTTATCTGATCGAGCTATTAAAAAGGCAATTACCGATTTTGAAATCGAAGTAGCAAATAAAGAGAAAACAGAAAAGTTAGAGAATATTACATTTGCTCAGTTTGTTGAACGTTGGATGGATAATTACGTGAAAATTGATTTATCTGTTAGAACACGGAACGATTATAAATATCATTTAGATGGTGGGATTTTGGATGAATTGAAAGACCGTAAACTGGCAAGTATCAAGACTTTTCATCTAGTTGAATGCATAAATAAATGGAAAGAAAATAGCAGCCATATGGCACTTCAAAAATATGTCGTACTCAAGAGTATTTTTGCCACTGCTGTAGAGTGGAAAGTATTGAAAGAAAATCCAATGAAAGGAGCCAAGCGTCCACGCACAGAGAAAAGACATAAAGAATTAGAGTTTTATGATGAATGTCAATTAGGGCGATTATTCGAAGTACTTGAACACGTGAACAGAAAACATAAAATGCAAATTAAATTAACGGTACTTACTGGCTTACGAATGGGTGAACTCGGCGGTATACGCACTGAATGTATTGATTTTGAAAAGAATATCATATTAATTAACAAATCGCTACAATTCGACAAAGAAACCAAGAAACTTGTTTTAGGACCAACAAAAAATAAAAAAGCCCGTATAGTAGATGTACCAGATAAATTTATGAAGGAGCTAAAGTCGTTTGTGGAAGAACAAGATATGATGAGAGATGATATGGGCAGTGCATGGAATCCTATGAAAGATGATAACGGAGAACCAATCAACTTTTTATTTATTCGGGACGATGGATACCCGCAACATCCTAAATCCGCGGCTGTAGCGTGGGACAGAATAATGGAAAAATACAAATTACCGAAAATAAGCTTTCACAGCCTACGACACTCATACGCTTCTTACGCTCTTAGTAAAGGTGTTAATTTTAAAATAATCCAGGAACAACTTGGACATAGTGACATCAAATTAACAATTGGTACTTATAGTCACTTAACTGAACGTGATAAGGCGAACGCTAGTAATTTATTTAACGACTTACTTTAA
- the brnQ gene encoding branched-chain amino acid transport system II carrier protein, whose translation MLFALFFGAGNMIFPPLLGQEAGTNLWPAIIGFLVTGVGLPLLGIAAVALNGGDFEELGARVHPIFGIIFTIILYLAIGPVFAIPRTGTVAFEIGAAPFLSNDAASNSISLFMYTIIFFGITYWLAQNPSKLVDRIGKILTPALLVTIAVLVGKAIFNPMGTIPRPSEAYSSNPFFKGFIEGYLTLDALAALVFAIVVVSAVKELGVTDSKKIAMTTIKSGLIAAIGLMLVYLSLAYLGATSASVVGQVENGGQILSIAAKKYYDIFGTIMLGAAITLACLTTSVGLVTSCAEYFHKLWPKISYQALIIIISVFSMLVANVGLTQLIKLSLPVLMMIYPIAITLIFLAFLDRLFNRSRYVYIGGVVGTGIVSILDGLVFAGLAGEKVRSLLASILPLYNHGVGWIIPALIGIVLGYILSLIKKAKKKQLKAA comes from the coding sequence ATGCTATTTGCGTTATTTTTCGGTGCCGGCAACATGATTTTCCCACCCCTACTTGGACAGGAAGCTGGAACAAATTTATGGCCAGCTATCATTGGCTTTCTAGTCACTGGCGTTGGCTTACCACTTTTAGGGATAGCGGCCGTTGCTTTAAATGGCGGTGATTTCGAAGAGCTTGGTGCTCGTGTTCATCCAATTTTCGGAATTATTTTTACAATCATCTTATATTTAGCTATTGGTCCTGTTTTTGCTATTCCAAGAACAGGGACAGTCGCTTTTGAAATCGGGGCTGCGCCATTTTTATCTAATGATGCAGCAAGTAATAGTATAAGCTTATTTATGTATACAATTATTTTCTTCGGTATTACATATTGGCTAGCGCAAAATCCGTCCAAGCTAGTGGACCGTATTGGCAAAATATTAACACCTGCCCTATTAGTAACAATCGCCGTTTTAGTTGGTAAAGCGATTTTTAACCCAATGGGAACCATTCCAAGACCAAGTGAAGCTTATTCATCTAACCCTTTCTTTAAGGGCTTTATCGAAGGCTACCTCACCTTGGATGCCCTTGCTGCCTTAGTTTTTGCGATTGTTGTTGTTTCAGCTGTAAAAGAGTTAGGTGTTACAGATAGTAAAAAAATAGCAATGACAACAATTAAATCAGGTCTGATTGCTGCAATCGGACTCATGCTTGTTTATTTGTCTTTAGCTTATCTTGGTGCAACAAGCGCTTCTGTTGTCGGTCAAGTTGAAAATGGTGGACAAATTCTTTCCATTGCAGCAAAGAAATATTACGATATTTTCGGTACGATTATGCTCGGGGCAGCCATCACCCTTGCCTGTTTAACAACTTCGGTTGGTTTAGTAACATCTTGCGCTGAGTACTTCCATAAGCTATGGCCGAAGATTTCCTATCAAGCACTTATAATCATCATATCAGTCTTTAGCATGCTTGTTGCCAATGTAGGTTTAACACAATTAATTAAACTTTCATTACCAGTTCTAATGATGATTTATCCGATTGCCATCACCCTTATATTTTTAGCCTTTCTTGACCGTTTGTTTAATCGGTCTCGCTATGTTTATATTGGCGGAGTAGTAGGCACAGGCATCGTTAGTATTTTAGACGGTCTTGTATTTGCAGGATTAGCTGGTGAAAAGGTAAGAAGTCTCTTAGCATCAATTCTCCCACTATATAATCATGGAGTGGGCTGGATTATTCCTGCTTTAATCGGTATTGTGCTCGGGTATATTCTTTCATTAATCAAAAAAGCTAAGAAAAAACAGCTTAAAGCTGCGTAA
- a CDS encoding sensor domain-containing diguanylate cyclase, which yields MPKENCMLINNVTKLKSYFFDLIIDEEHSANLPQLNQKLVQFLKDMTSVNIVRLYLYNKWKECYFLEQSTDFVTKNSSYYSLPKERIVETQLVKTVADDVLSADSIWGNDGNETAYIVLLNNHGKLRSKFGFLYFELSDSIQEEVASTLTDFLKFVGIETSRLMESSKRYFGYLNEEVRYEQLYRVTSKFHSSMNMDDVLAEVIHTLQEVYASFDCVLLLSHDTTCDQSLPIRDLEYGSESVNHAAVQAYLTGNVQFEDSMIDGRSVLYAPLKGKQGIYGVLQVTAPNTLVFPKQEVGFIELLANTAGSALENAQLYQQSRKLISDLQLINKTSHRLNTNLRLTDTINFMTDQIKASFDAGEVGFILFHGKEQFEVLMGSTEYFFSDEVEDLFKYINKKIKVEKDAIFIGDLSLDENSKVGKLRSLMVIPMIQSNMLIGAVYVLHENPYHFSFDKFKLLQSLIHHSTLAFTNSMLREELEKMVITDHLTKLYSRNYLDERIHLSMNTDALGAFLLIDIDDFKSINDTYGHQIGDEVIIQVANIIKRSIREHDIGARWGGEELAIYLPKADLKTGLMVAKRLVERVEAETNPKITISCGITVWNKENNDSVKKLFNRADEALYKAKQTGKNRVIIYEENNQ from the coding sequence ATGCCCAAAGAAAATTGCATGCTAATAAATAATGTAACTAAATTAAAAAGCTATTTTTTTGATTTAATTATTGATGAAGAACATTCGGCAAATCTTCCGCAATTAAATCAAAAATTAGTGCAGTTTTTAAAAGATATGACTAGTGTGAATATTGTGCGCTTATATTTATACAATAAGTGGAAAGAATGTTATTTTCTTGAGCAGTCAACCGATTTTGTTACTAAGAACTCAAGCTACTATTCACTTCCAAAAGAACGAATTGTTGAGACACAATTAGTAAAAACGGTTGCAGACGATGTCTTATCTGCTGATTCTATATGGGGCAATGATGGTAATGAGACAGCTTATATTGTTCTACTAAATAACCACGGAAAATTACGTTCAAAGTTTGGATTTCTTTATTTTGAATTATCCGATTCCATTCAGGAAGAAGTTGCTAGTACATTAACTGACTTCCTTAAATTCGTTGGTATAGAGACATCGAGATTAATGGAAAGCTCGAAACGATATTTTGGTTATTTAAATGAAGAGGTAAGATACGAGCAATTATACCGCGTGACGTCTAAATTCCATTCGTCGATGAATATGGATGATGTGTTAGCAGAAGTCATTCACACATTGCAAGAAGTGTATGCGTCATTTGATTGCGTCTTATTGTTATCACATGATACGACTTGTGATCAATCCCTCCCTATTCGTGATTTAGAATACGGTTCAGAATCAGTAAATCATGCAGCTGTCCAAGCTTATTTGACAGGTAATGTTCAATTTGAAGATTCAATGATTGACGGTAGATCAGTCCTCTATGCACCGTTAAAGGGAAAACAAGGAATATATGGGGTTCTGCAAGTTACTGCACCTAATACATTAGTCTTTCCGAAGCAGGAAGTTGGTTTCATTGAATTATTGGCAAATACAGCTGGAAGTGCCTTGGAAAATGCTCAGTTATATCAGCAATCACGAAAGCTTATTTCAGATTTACAATTAATTAATAAAACATCCCATCGTTTAAATACAAATTTGCGTTTAACAGATACGATCAATTTTATGACTGATCAAATAAAAGCATCGTTTGATGCTGGGGAAGTAGGCTTCATATTGTTTCATGGGAAAGAGCAATTTGAAGTATTAATGGGTAGCACGGAGTATTTCTTTTCTGATGAAGTGGAAGATCTATTTAAATATATAAATAAAAAAATAAAGGTAGAAAAGGATGCCATCTTTATTGGCGATCTTTCTTTAGATGAAAATAGTAAAGTAGGGAAGCTTCGCTCACTTATGGTGATTCCGATGATTCAAAGCAATATGCTTATTGGTGCTGTATACGTATTGCATGAAAATCCTTATCATTTTTCTTTTGATAAGTTTAAATTATTACAATCGCTTATCCATCACTCAACATTAGCCTTCACGAATTCCATGTTAAGAGAAGAATTAGAAAAAATGGTGATTACCGATCATTTGACTAAGCTTTATTCAAGAAATTATCTTGATGAAAGAATTCACCTTTCGATGAATACAGATGCATTAGGTGCCTTCCTTTTAATTGATATCGATGATTTTAAATCAATCAATGACACGTATGGACATCAAATTGGTGATGAGGTTATCATCCAAGTTGCTAATATAATAAAAAGAAGTATTCGTGAACATGATATTGGTGCAAGATGGGGAGGCGAGGAATTAGCAATCTATCTGCCTAAAGCTGATTTAAAAACTGGACTTATGGTGGCCAAACGCCTTGTTGAAAGAGTGGAAGCCGAAACAAATCCGAAAATAACAATTTCATGCGGAATTACCGTTTGGAATAAGGAAAATAACGATTCCGTTAAAAAGTTGTTTAACCGTGCTGACGAAGCCCTCTATAAGGCGAAACAAACCGGTAAAAATCGCGTCATCATATATGAAGAAAACAATCAATAA
- a CDS encoding AlpA family phage regulatory protein, translating into MRKVRGAKKVSSYLDSIGCPVSESTIFRLMRTNDIPFSRPAPRIVIFDLDEIDKWIGTGSMVKTNQEEANQNDSNTA; encoded by the coding sequence TTGAGAAAAGTAAGAGGAGCTAAAAAAGTATCTTCATATCTTGACTCTATTGGATGTCCAGTTAGCGAATCAACTATTTTTCGCCTTATGCGAACGAATGATATCCCTTTTTCAAGACCTGCGCCAAGAATAGTTATTTTCGACCTCGATGAGATTGATAAGTGGATTGGTACGGGGTCGATGGTTAAGACGAATCAAGAGGAGGCCAACCAAAATGACTCAAACACAGCTTGA
- a CDS encoding ImmA/IrrE family metallo-endopeptidase — translation MDINKLVGQLIKKYGTSNPYKIAGQLKIAIVFEPLGSIYGYYSRTHRTKVIHINEAVTERKQLFTCAHELGHAILHQDVNTPFLKKHTFFSTDKIEVEANTFAVELLCRKEAVDDVITVHEAIEEYGVPKQLALLKSLGK, via the coding sequence ATGGATATTAATAAGCTTGTTGGTCAACTAATTAAAAAATACGGTACGAGTAATCCATATAAAATAGCAGGTCAATTAAAAATAGCCATTGTTTTTGAGCCTTTAGGGTCAATTTATGGTTATTATAGTAGAACTCACCGTACTAAAGTAATCCATATCAACGAAGCAGTTACTGAACGAAAACAACTATTCACCTGTGCGCATGAATTAGGCCATGCTATATTACATCAAGATGTCAACACACCCTTCCTGAAAAAGCACACATTCTTTTCTACGGATAAAATCGAAGTTGAAGCAAACACATTTGCAGTCGAATTACTATGCCGAAAGGAGGCAGTAGACGATGTGATTACTGTTCATGAAGCAATTGAAGAATATGGTGTGCCTAAACAACTTGCTTTGTTGAAAAGTTTAGGTAAATAA
- a CDS encoding ORF6N domain-containing protein gives MNQLQPITKNGMRVLTSTQLAEVYGTDNKTLSKNFERNKDRYKPGKHFIKLEGVDLKEFKASRQNDESLKFVSVLYLWTEKGAWLHAKSINTDEAWDAYEMLVDDYYNIKEQIPLPTASIEYMRARSLLQCLKEYGDVLNQESNNVIQTHIVQLLTGDTLPESTLIKQDWYTTKDVAAIARVEPQKIAWLSKKHGIRSDSRYCNFKQNQNSGRFYLPVKYNEAGKTKLLSLLGSIRAIQ, from the coding sequence TTGAATCAATTACAACCAATTACTAAAAACGGAATGAGGGTTCTAACTTCAACACAATTAGCGGAAGTATATGGAACTGATAATAAAACTTTAAGTAAAAATTTTGAAAGGAATAAAGACAGATACAAGCCTGGTAAACACTTTATTAAGTTAGAAGGTGTTGATTTAAAAGAATTTAAAGCCAGTCGTCAAAATGACGAAAGCCTTAAATTTGTATCTGTTCTCTACCTCTGGACAGAGAAAGGCGCATGGCTTCATGCCAAGTCCATCAATACTGATGAAGCATGGGATGCTTATGAAATGTTGGTAGATGACTATTACAACATCAAGGAACAAATTCCTCTGCCAACTGCTTCTATCGAATATATGAGGGCGAGAAGTTTACTCCAATGTCTGAAAGAATATGGGGATGTACTCAATCAAGAATCGAACAATGTGATACAGACACATATTGTTCAGTTACTCACTGGTGACACGTTACCTGAGTCAACTCTGATTAAACAAGATTGGTACACGACAAAAGATGTGGCTGCAATTGCGAGAGTGGAACCACAAAAGATTGCTTGGCTTTCCAAGAAACATGGGATTCGTTCAGATTCAAGATACTGCAATTTTAAACAAAATCAAAATAGTGGCAGGTTTTACTTACCAGTGAAATACAACGAGGCTGGCAAGACAAAATTGTTAAGTTTGCTAGGTTCCATACGTGCTATTCAGTGA
- the refZ gene encoding forespore capture DNA-binding protein RefZ: MSKTKQKVFEAAISIFNAKGYNGTSVREIAQKADVNIALISYYFNGKKGLLEELMTNFLERYIAVLEEVFMKMDRLRAKVALCETVRFVLEFESENHQLARLVYREITLDTMLVREIMTTYLTKEKYIFQTIIESGIQQKEFRKLPIVITIMQLKGMLMMPFLHLQYMTEVLHVNPAESYFVSKYYKEIERWIEENLSIQNERSTLSLVN; encoded by the coding sequence ATGTCAAAGACGAAGCAAAAGGTTTTTGAGGCCGCTATTTCAATATTTAACGCCAAAGGCTATAATGGTACATCTGTTCGGGAAATTGCCCAAAAGGCGGATGTCAATATTGCTTTAATTTCTTATTATTTCAATGGAAAAAAAGGCTTATTAGAAGAGTTGATGACGAATTTTTTAGAGCGATATATCGCCGTATTGGAAGAAGTTTTTATGAAAATGGATCGTTTACGAGCTAAGGTCGCTCTCTGTGAGACGGTCCGTTTTGTATTGGAATTTGAAAGTGAGAACCATCAGCTGGCAAGACTTGTTTATCGAGAAATTACTTTAGATACAATGCTTGTTAGAGAAATTATGACGACGTATTTAACAAAAGAAAAATATATTTTCCAAACGATCATCGAGAGTGGAATTCAACAAAAGGAGTTTCGAAAGCTTCCGATTGTGATTACAATCATGCAGCTAAAAGGAATGTTAATGATGCCGTTTCTTCATCTACAATATATGACAGAGGTTTTACATGTTAATCCTGCAGAATCGTATTTTGTTTCGAAGTACTATAAGGAAATTGAACGATGGATAGAAGAGAACCTGTCCATCCAAAATGAACGGTCCACTCTATCGCTTGTTAATTAG
- the hisJ gene encoding histidinol-phosphatase HisJ: MKIDGHIHSPYCPHGSTDSFEQYINQAISLGYGEISFTEHAPLPATFADPTPDKDSGMNPDFLELYISDLQKLKEKYKDKIKINIGLEVDYIIHFEEETTKFLTKFGQFLDDSILSVHFLYKEGNYYCLDFSVEEFARIISLFGTTDEVYRSYYEIVKQSIMADLGPFKPKRIGHMTLANKFQKKYPANTAFHDEIIDILDLIKENNMSLDYNGAGVSKPFCLEPYPAEWIVKEADKRKIPLIYGSDAHVSRDLNQGYKQLVPTIKLSSPTSLLG; this comes from the coding sequence ATGAAAATTGATGGCCATATTCATTCTCCCTATTGTCCACATGGTTCAACTGATTCATTTGAACAATATATCAATCAAGCTATTTCTTTAGGTTACGGGGAAATTTCCTTTACGGAACATGCACCATTGCCAGCTACTTTCGCTGATCCAACACCTGATAAAGATAGTGGCATGAATCCCGATTTTCTTGAATTATATATTTCCGACTTACAAAAATTAAAAGAAAAATATAAAGATAAAATTAAAATTAATATCGGCCTGGAAGTTGATTATATCATTCATTTTGAAGAAGAAACTACCAAATTTCTTACTAAATTTGGACAATTTCTTGATGACAGCATTTTATCTGTTCATTTTTTATATAAAGAGGGGAACTATTATTGCCTTGACTTTAGTGTTGAGGAATTCGCGAGAATTATTTCTCTGTTTGGAACAACAGATGAGGTTTATCGAAGCTATTATGAAATAGTGAAACAATCCATCATGGCAGATTTAGGACCATTTAAACCGAAGCGAATTGGCCATATGACACTTGCTAATAAATTCCAAAAGAAATATCCTGCTAACACTGCTTTTCATGATGAAATCATCGACATTTTGGATCTCATTAAAGAGAACAATATGTCCTTGGATTATAATGGTGCTGGTGTTAGTAAGCCTTTTTGTTTAGAGCCTTACCCAGCAGAATGGATTGTAAAAGAAGCAGATAAACGAAAAATCCCTCTCATCTATGGGTCTGACGCCCATGTTTCAAGGGATTTAAATCAAGGCTATAAACAGCTTGTACCAACTATTAAACTTTCTTCCCCGACATCCTTGCTAGGCTAA
- a CDS encoding helix-turn-helix transcriptional regulator produces MTTFDRVKKLCEEQKISIVELEEKLNFSRNSLYSWKKNNPSSDKLEKVADYFDVSTDYLLGRTDKKRYYDLTEKDELAIQKELKKIIDGEDVDNAFAAFDGKILDELNEEDRELLIASWENTLRLTKRMAKQKFTPKRYR; encoded by the coding sequence ATGACTACGTTTGACAGAGTAAAAAAATTATGTGAAGAGCAAAAAATATCAATTGTAGAATTGGAAGAGAAACTGAACTTTAGTAGAAACTCCCTTTATTCTTGGAAGAAAAATAACCCTTCTTCTGACAAATTAGAAAAAGTAGCCGACTACTTTGATGTAAGTACTGACTACCTTCTTGGACGCACTGATAAAAAACGATACTACGATTTAACAGAAAAAGATGAACTTGCTATCCAAAAAGAACTCAAAAAAATAATTGATGGTGAGGATGTAGACAATGCATTTGCAGCCTTTGACGGAAAAATCTTGGACGAACTAAACGAAGAGGATAGAGAGTTGCTAATTGCTTCATGGGAGAATACTTTACGATTAACTAAACGTATGGCAAAACAGAAATTTACTCCTAAAAGATATAGATAG